One segment of Castanea sativa cultivar Marrone di Chiusa Pesio chromosome 3, ASM4071231v1 DNA contains the following:
- the LOC142628615 gene encoding uncharacterized protein LOC142628615, which translates to MNIESEKSTEAVTPLWKYVTKLEKAAAGGGNVTFKCNYCEKTFKGSYSRVKAHLLKLSNCGIQPCGKVGDEYLNEMQKLEDAYEESTRRLKKPKLVSLPSDSPSSPHLGPTLSSTATSHPFFQKKKGVGNPTLEMCFNNQFREQLDSLIARTFYSVGLLFHFAKNPYWIEMIKFACNNNLAGYIPPGYNKLRTTLLHIEKVHIEKLLKSIKDTWKERGLSIVSDGWTDPQKRPLINFMATSEKGPLFIKSIDGTKEYKDKHFISDLFLKVIGEVGHTNVVQIITDNASVMKAAGSIVEAEYPHIFWSPCVVHTLNLALKNICAPKNSLQNEVAYNECNWIAQVSDGATFIRIFITNHSMRLAIFNSFSPLKLLVVAETRFASIIIMLKRLFQVKQHLRSMVISEEWMSYREDDVGKAQTVRDYVLNDLWWDKVAYILRFT; encoded by the coding sequence ATGAATATTGAAAGTGAAAAATCAACTGAGGCAGTTACTCCTTTATGGAAATATGTTACTAAGTTAGAAAAAGCTGCTGCTGGTGGTGGGAATGTTACTTTCAAAtgtaactattgtgaaaaaactTTTAAGGGGTCTTATTCAAGGGTGAAGGCACATTTGTTAAAATTGTCTAATTGTGGAATACAACCATGTGGAAAGGTTGGAGATGAGTATCTAAATGAAATGCAAAAATTAGAAGATGCGTATGAGGAATCTACGCGTAGATTGAAGAAGCCTAAGCTAGTGTCTTTACCGTCTGATTCTCCTAGTAGTCCTCATTTGGGTCCTACTCTCAGTAGTACAGCTACAAGTCATcctttttttcagaaaaaaaaaggggttgggAATCCTACTTTGGAGATGTGTTTTAACAATCAATTTCGAGAGCAATTAGATTCTCTTATTGCTAGGACATTTTATTCTGTTGGTTTACTCTTTCACTTTGCTAAGAACCCTTATTGGATTGAGATGATCAAATTTGCATGTAATAATAATTTGGCGGGCTATATTCCTCCGGGTTATAATAAATTGAGAACAACTTTGTTGCATATAGAGAAGGTACATATTGAGAAGTTGTTGAAGTCAATTAAAGACACTTGGAAAGAAAGGGGTTTAAGCATAGTAAGTGATGGGTGGACAGATCCACAAAAAAGGCCACTTATCAATTTTATGGCTACATCAGAGAAAGGGCCACTTTTTATCAAATCCATTGATGGTACCAAAGAGTACAAAGACAAGCACTTCATTTCTGATTTGTTTCTAAAGGTCATTGGTGAGGTTGGGCATACTAATGTTGTTCAAATTATTACTGATAATGCATCTGTTATGAAAGCTGCAGGATCTATTGTTGAAGCTGAATATCCTCATATATTTTGGTCACCTTGTGTTGTGCATACCCTCAATTTGGCCTTGAAGAATATATGTGCACCTAAGAATTCTTTGCAGAATGAGGTTGCATATAATGAATGTAACTGGATTGCACAAGTTTCAGATGGGGCAACTTTCATTCGTATTTTTATCACAAATCATTCTATGAGATTAgcaatttttaattcattttcccCTTTGAAGTTACTTGTTGTTGCTGAAACACGATTTGCTTCAATAATCATCATGCTTAAAAGATTGTTTCAAGTAAAGCAGCATCTTCGAAGTATGGTCATTAGTGAGGAATGGATGTCATATAGAGAAGATGATGTAGGAAAAGCTCAAACTGTGAGGGATTATGTTTTGAATGATTTGTGGTGGGACAAGGTTGCATATATTCTGAGATTCACATGA